From the genome of Flavobacterium sediminis:
CAAAAATTATTAGATACAAGAGCCGCTAAAAATATTAAAAGTATAATAGAGGCTGCCAACTCTGTAGAAATCGGTAAAAAAGCACCTGATTTTTCAGCACCGTCTCCGGAAGGAAAAGAAATTTCATTAAAAGAATCATTGGGAAAAGTAACCATCATTGATTTCTGGGCTTCATGGTGTGGCCCTTGCCGTATGGAGAATCCTCATGTAGTGGAATTGTACAACCACTACCACGACAAAGGACTGAACATTATCGGGGTTTCTCTTGACAAAGACGAAGCAAAATGGAAAGAAGCTATTGCTAAAGACGGTTTAACCTGGAACCATATCTCTAATTTAAAATTCTGGGCCGACCCGATCGCTGAGAAATACAACGTAAAAGCCATTCCGGCAACATTTATCGTTGATGCAAACGGTGTTATCATTGCCAAAGACCTTAGAGGTGCTGAACTTGACGCAAAGATCAAAGAACTTTTAGGTGAATAAGCCCTCTTAAAATAACGTATATAAAAAAATCTCCTATAGGAGATTTTTTTTATTTTTCTAATTTACAAATGGTTATAAATTATTTTAAAATTAATCGCATTTTGTATTTGTAAGTTTTAAAAACAATCCTATATTTGCAACCGCTTACAAGATAAGCACAGGCTGGGGAGATACTCAAGCGGCCAACGAGGGCAGACTGTAAATCTGCTGGTTACACCTTCGCAGGTTCGAATCCTGCTCTCCCCACGAATAAATAGAATCAATAAAAAAACGCCAAGCCTTGCTTAGGCGTTTTTTTGTTGGTTTTATTTTCAAAGCGTAGCTTTGCAGGAAAAGCGAAGCTAATCCTGTTTCGTGGTATTTTATACCTGATAACCAAGTTTACTTTTATAAATGTTTTGGGATTTTTTGTTTGAGTAAGGTTTCCTTACTCAGGATCACAAACGAAGTGAGTAATTCTGCTCCCTAAATGCTTTACTGCTCTGTATTTCTTTCAAAGGTCTCTTCCTTTTTTCTTTTAATTTCCTCTTACTTATTATAGTAACGATCTAATTTCTAACAATAAAATTTTATTTTGTAAAGAAAAGTTGTATATATTTGAAACTATATTAGTTGGTAATTAAATAAAAATACAATGAAAATATTAACTTTTTATAATCATAAAGGAGGTGTTTCTAAAACATCAACGACCTTTAATGTGGCTCATCTATTAGCTGAAAAAGGTAAAAAAGTATTAGTTGTAGATGCTGATCCTCAATGTAATATCACCGAGTTACTTATTGGTGATCTAATAGCTGAATATGATGAAAAAATGGAATCAACAGGTAAAGAAAATGAAATACCAGGAACAACATTATTGAATATTTTATCCCCAAGAATTAGTGGTGATATTCCAGAAGTTGATATAAGTAAGATTGAAAATGTAAAGGTAAAAGAAAAACTCTTTTTAATACGTGGAGATGTTCAGCTAAGCAGCATTGAAGATGCTCTTTCAGAGTCTCATCAACAGCGATTCTCAACAAAAATCCATGAGAAAAGAACATATGTTGCAATTGGAGACTTCCTAACTAGGTATGGTCTTAAAAATTCATTTGATTATATTTTTATAGATGTCGGTCCGAGTTCTGGTTCATTAACGAGAAGTTGTTTTCTCTCATGTGATTGTTTTTTTGTTCCAGTTGCACCAGACAGATTCAACATACAAGCAATAAAAACATTATCTTTAATAATTGATCGATGGATCGGTGAACATGATAAGGTAGTATCCGATTTTAAAGCTTTAGGCTTACCTGTCAAAGAAGGTAAACCTAAATTTTTAGGTACAATACCACAGCATTACAAATTATTAAAAGGAAAACCAAAACCAGGTTACAAATTATGGATGGACAGACTTCCAAAAACAGTAATTGACAATTTATTCCCTATTCTTAAAAAATATTCTACTCAAACTAATGATTTAACAAATGGTCTGAATGAAGATACAATTTCAACTCCTTCAATTCCCGATTTTCAAAGTTTAGCCCCCTTGATGCAAGAATTTTGTGTCCCCGTATATGCAGTTAAACAATCAATGACTGCCTCTATTACTGAAAAAGGAGGGCAATGGGGTGGTGGAACTTGGGACGATGCTACTAGACGCATGAGTGAATTTAAATCAATGTTTGAAAAAATAATTGACCGTATAAACTAAAATTACAAAATTATGCTTGATTATCATTTTGTAGCTTTTTTAGACATTTTAGGCTATTCTAATATGGTTAAATCAGATTTAGAAGGACCTTCAGGTGAGGAAAAATATTTTCAGAAACTTCTTGATTTACATAAAGAAACAAATAGTTTAAAATATGAAAAACTAGAATTCACATTAATTCAATTCTCTGATTCAATAATCATTTCTGCACCATTTGACCATAGTTCTTTTCATTCATTTTCAAAGTTAATTGCAGAATATCAATTGAAACTTTTACTAAGGGGAATACTTATAAGAGGAGGGGTTACTTATGGTAAACATTATTACAAAGATGACTTCTTATTTAGTTCTGGTTTAATTGATGCATACGGAATTGAAAGTAAATTAGCACGTTACCCTAGAATAATAATTTCTAATGATTTATTTGAACTTATGGTTTCTCATAAAGTCAATTTGGAGTACACATTGAATGATAATAACTATAAAATTATAGATTTTATTAAGACTTCATCAATTGAACAAGTTCAGATTTCAATAATTAATGATATCATTGAAAAACTTGAAAGAAATAAAAATGAAACAATTTCTGAAAAAGGATTATGGTTAAAGGAATATATAAACTTTAAAATACCCTCGACACCTTTTCAATATATTAGATTTAGAAAATAATAACGCTTGCTAGCTCAAGCAAAATACTCACTCAAACGTAACAAAACGCTAAACAAAAAAAAATCCCGAAGCCTAAACTTCGGGATTTTCTATTTTAAAAAACTTTTTTTATTTCAATTCAAAACTCACAGAAACATTTGCCGTTACTTCGATCTCCCCTATCGCTAAGGTTTCTCTCGGTGCTGCATCGGCCATTTCTGCTACTGCATAGGTTTTATACATCGGTCTCGGGTAATTAACCTGTGAGTTATC
Proteins encoded in this window:
- a CDS encoding ParA family protein, encoding MKILTFYNHKGGVSKTSTTFNVAHLLAEKGKKVLVVDADPQCNITELLIGDLIAEYDEKMESTGKENEIPGTTLLNILSPRISGDIPEVDISKIENVKVKEKLFLIRGDVQLSSIEDALSESHQQRFSTKIHEKRTYVAIGDFLTRYGLKNSFDYIFIDVGPSSGSLTRSCFLSCDCFFVPVAPDRFNIQAIKTLSLIIDRWIGEHDKVVSDFKALGLPVKEGKPKFLGTIPQHYKLLKGKPKPGYKLWMDRLPKTVIDNLFPILKKYSTQTNDLTNGLNEDTISTPSIPDFQSLAPLMQEFCVPVYAVKQSMTASITEKGGQWGGGTWDDATRRMSEFKSMFEKIIDRIN